In Anaerostipes hadrus ATCC 29173 = JCM 17467, a single genomic region encodes these proteins:
- a CDS encoding FtsX-like permease family protein, translating to MEKVLRKRAWRDLKENKFRYYALAFLIIISMYLVISLVGAADTIVDGTAKQAKKHKLEDGQFQVFVPLTTKQKENFTKKGLTVEETFYLDFRQKDGSKLRIFKNRKKVNKINLDEGRLAKNKSEVVVEKRYAQEHNLKTGSKITIDDNFYKITGIGSVPDYDACYEKLSDSTVDSKQFGLAFVTEDAYENLKDNENSIQSEEYIYAYRLNGTMTQKQLKNKLKKITFNPDDVDDPYFKDYWEETAGKKDDIKDGIKKLTDASTQMSDGLNKLSENNETLQKGANQIFQEYLKTAEGQLTSFGVTSLTENNYANILKSLIAKSSDGLTRLSLESAKEQLDALKTYRDGIKAYTNGVKKASDGSSKLKEGTDQLEEGTEELMKAFDMETSNLTQFLKADDNIRIGAAAGDQVISKLAGMVAGVIIMILFTYVISVFVIHEIEKENSIIGTLYALGVTKKQLLKYYLTVPVIVTFLAGLAGMIIGYSPIGIPTQMQDCYDYFSIPELIPELLIYLLVYGIIMPPLVAVIVNYFVIRKKLSRPALSMIRNEQKKSHISKVKLGDMPFLTKFRIRQSLREARAGFTVVFGMFIALLVMMIGLDCYVMCDHISKENKKDTKFEYMYTYKYPDKKVPKGGDACFVKGLHKEVWGYDLEISLIGIENDNPYFSQDKDLPKAKNKVVISSAMAQKYDLKKGDSIILSDEEDEMDYAFQVADITQYSSGLYAFMDIDSMRDLFQTSSDYYNMVVSKKKLSIDSGKLYATTSKKAIEESSDVFINMMIPMMGMIVGLSVIIFAIVMYLMIKVMIDRSAQNIALMKVFGYRKKEIKKLYLDGNFYMIAVGALISVPLSKKLMDAMYPVMVSNIACGMNLSFTWQMYALIYAGIIITYLVINKLLVRKIYKVGLSDALKNRE from the coding sequence ATGGAAAAAGTATTGAGAAAAAGAGCATGGAGAGATTTAAAAGAAAATAAATTCCGCTATTATGCACTTGCTTTTTTGATTATTATCAGTATGTATTTGGTCATCAGTCTGGTAGGTGCAGCGGATACGATTGTTGATGGAACTGCAAAGCAGGCAAAGAAACATAAGCTGGAAGATGGACAGTTTCAGGTATTTGTGCCACTAACGACAAAACAAAAAGAAAACTTTACAAAGAAAGGGCTTACAGTAGAAGAGACATTTTATCTTGATTTTAGACAAAAAGATGGAAGTAAGTTAAGAATCTTTAAGAATCGTAAAAAAGTCAATAAAATTAATCTGGATGAAGGTCGATTAGCAAAAAACAAAAGTGAAGTTGTTGTAGAAAAACGATATGCACAAGAACACAACTTAAAAACAGGATCAAAGATCACGATTGACGACAACTTCTATAAAATAACAGGAATCGGATCAGTTCCAGACTACGATGCATGTTATGAAAAGTTATCAGACAGTACTGTAGACAGCAAACAGTTTGGACTTGCATTTGTGACAGAAGATGCTTATGAAAATCTAAAAGACAATGAAAATAGTATTCAGTCTGAGGAATATATCTATGCATACCGATTAAATGGTACAATGACTCAGAAACAGTTGAAAAATAAATTAAAGAAGATCACATTTAACCCGGATGATGTCGATGATCCATATTTTAAAGATTACTGGGAAGAAACTGCAGGAAAGAAAGATGACATTAAAGACGGAATCAAAAAACTTACAGATGCAAGTACCCAGATGTCAGACGGATTAAACAAACTAAGTGAAAACAACGAAACATTGCAAAAAGGTGCCAATCAGATTTTTCAGGAATACTTAAAAACAGCAGAAGGCCAGTTGACATCCTTTGGTGTAACATCATTGACAGAAAATAATTATGCGAATATTCTAAAAAGTTTGATCGCAAAGTCAAGTGATGGGTTGACAAGATTATCCTTAGAATCAGCAAAAGAACAGTTGGATGCCTTAAAAACATATAGAGATGGAATCAAGGCTTATACAAATGGTGTTAAAAAAGCATCAGATGGAAGTAGTAAGTTAAAAGAAGGAACTGATCAATTGGAAGAAGGAACAGAAGAACTGATGAAAGCATTTGATATGGAAACATCGAATCTGACTCAGTTTTTAAAGGCAGATGACAACATAAGAATTGGAGCAGCGGCAGGTGATCAGGTCATTAGTAAACTTGCTGGAATGGTAGCAGGTGTCATCATTATGATCTTATTTACCTATGTAATATCTGTTTTTGTCATTCATGAAATTGAGAAAGAAAATAGTATTATTGGAACATTGTATGCGCTTGGAGTGACAAAGAAGCAGCTTCTAAAATATTATTTGACAGTTCCGGTGATCGTAACATTTCTGGCAGGATTAGCAGGAATGATCATTGGATATAGTCCGATAGGAATTCCAACACAGATGCAGGATTGTTATGATTATTTTTCTATACCAGAGTTGATTCCAGAACTTCTGATCTATCTATTGGTTTATGGAATCATTATGCCACCACTCGTTGCAGTGATCGTAAACTATTTTGTTATAAGAAAGAAACTGTCAAGGCCAGCACTTTCTATGATAAGAAATGAGCAAAAGAAGAGTCATATTTCAAAAGTCAAATTAGGCGATATGCCATTTCTTACAAAATTCAGGATCAGGCAGTCACTGCGTGAGGCAAGAGCCGGATTTACGGTAGTATTTGGAATGTTTATTGCACTGTTGGTTATGATGATCGGTCTGGACTGTTATGTGATGTGTGATCATATCAGCAAAGAAAATAAGAAAGACACAAAATTTGAATATATGTATACATATAAATATCCGGATAAAAAAGTACCAAAAGGCGGGGATGCATGTTTTGTAAAAGGATTGCATAAAGAAGTATGGGGATATGATCTTGAAATTTCCCTGATCGGTATAGAAAATGATAATCCATATTTCAGCCAGGATAAAGATCTTCCGAAAGCAAAGAACAAAGTTGTTATTTCATCTGCAATGGCACAGAAATATGATCTGAAAAAAGGTGACTCAATCATACTGTCTGATGAGGAAGATGAAATGGATTACGCATTTCAGGTAGCAGATATCACACAATATTCTTCTGGGTTATATGCATTTATGGATATTGACAGCATGAGAGATCTCTTTCAGACATCATCAGATTATTACAATATGGTTGTATCAAAGAAGAAACTGTCGATTGACTCTGGAAAACTATATGCAACGACAAGTAAAAAAGCAATTGAGGAGAGTTCAGATGTATTTATCAATATGATGATTCCGATGATGGGAATGATCGTTGGACTTTCTGTTATTATCTTTGCAATTGTCATGTATTTAATGATCAAGGTAATGATTGATCGTTCTGCACAAAATATTGCGTTGATGAAAGTATTTGGGTATCGGAAGAAAGAGATTAAGAAGCTTTATCTTGATGGGAATTTCTATATGATCGCAGTTGGAGCACTGATCAGTGTTCCATTATCTAAGAAATTAATGGATGCAATGTACCCAGTTATGGTTTCCAATATAGCTTGTGGTATGAATTTAAGTTTCACATGGCAGATGTATGCATTGATCTATGCAGGAATTATCATTACATACCTGGTAATTAACAAGTTATTAGTGCGAAAGATTTACAAAGTCGGACTTTCTGATGCGTTAAAGAATCGTGAGTAA
- a CDS encoding LysR family transcriptional regulator, giving the protein MTLQQLRYVVTIAEIGTISKAAEELFVSQPSLTKALKELEKEMQITIFDRTNKGIHVSREGEIFLGYARQVLEQAALIEEKYKHKSGGKQEFCISTQHYSFAVNAFVDLIKEYGSENYDFSLRETQTYEIIDDVARMKSEIGILYLNEFNASVLEKIMKANDLKFTELFVARPHIFICDKNPLAQKDQVTMEDLKDYPYLSFEQGEHNSFYYSEEMFSTEVRSKNIRVRDRATLFNLLIGLNGYTISSGVIDKELNGENIIAVPLAEEGEMHIGYVTHKKTKPSRLGAIYLEALKRHAQ; this is encoded by the coding sequence ATGACATTACAACAGCTAAGATATGTCGTAACGATTGCGGAGATCGGAACGATCAGCAAGGCAGCAGAAGAACTCTTTGTATCACAGCCAAGTCTTACCAAAGCGCTAAAAGAACTGGAAAAAGAGATGCAGATCACGATCTTTGACCGCACGAACAAGGGAATTCATGTATCCAGAGAAGGAGAGATTTTCCTCGGATATGCAAGACAAGTACTGGAGCAGGCGGCATTGATCGAAGAGAAATATAAACATAAAAGTGGTGGGAAACAGGAATTTTGCATTTCAACACAGCATTATTCTTTTGCAGTCAATGCATTTGTAGACTTGATCAAAGAATATGGAAGCGAGAATTACGATTTCAGTCTGAGAGAAACTCAGACTTATGAGATCATCGATGATGTAGCCAGAATGAAAAGTGAGATCGGAATTTTATATCTCAATGAATTCAATGCATCGGTCCTTGAGAAGATCATGAAAGCAAATGATCTCAAATTCACGGAACTATTTGTTGCAAGACCACATATTTTTATCTGCGATAAGAATCCGCTGGCACAGAAAGATCAGGTCACGATGGAGGATCTCAAAGATTATCCATATCTGTCTTTTGAACAGGGAGAACATAATTCATTTTATTATTCCGAAGAGATGTTCAGTACCGAAGTGCGTTCAAAGAATATTCGAGTCAGAGACAGGGCAACGCTGTTTAATTTACTGATTGGATTAAATGGATACACGATCAGCAGCGGTGTGATCGACAAAGAATTAAATGGAGAGAATATTATTGCAGTTCCGCTTGCAGAAGAAGGCGAGATGCATATTGGCTATGTGACACATAAGAAGACGAAACCTAGCAGATTAGGGGCGATTTATTTGGAAGCGTTGAAGAGGCATGCACAATAA
- a CDS encoding type I restriction-modification system subunit M, producing MITGELKNKIDKIWEIFWTGGITNPLEVIEQFNYLLFIKQLDEVETRKERDANILGIPYEGIFPADCQQYRWSKFKNLGDANEIYDLMMNGVFPFIKNLHPDGESAYSKYMGDAIFKIPTPALLTKVIDGIDGLNLEGDSKGDLYEYLLSKLESAGKNGQFRTPRHIIQMMVELVKPVPSDIICDPAMGSAGFLMAAQQYLRKNHKDLFLNAEQREHFNHEMFYGFDMDRTMLRIGAMNMLLHGVDDPNIEYKDSLSEMNTDKEKYSLILANPPFKGSLDYDGVSADLLKVAKTKKTELLFLVLFLRIMKIGGRAAVIVPDGVLFGSSRAHKAIRKELIENHKLDAVISMPSGVFKPYAGVSTAILLFTKTGAGGTDKVWFYDMKADGRTLDDKRQEIEENDIPDIIERYQNLEKEEERKRTEQSFFVPKEEIVENDYDLSINKYKEIEYIPVEYPPTEEILKDIEELEVEIRKNLVELRKILEENDD from the coding sequence ATGATTACGGGTGAATTAAAAAACAAAATAGATAAGATATGGGAGATTTTCTGGACAGGTGGAATTACAAATCCACTGGAAGTTATCGAACAGTTTAACTACTTACTATTTATCAAGCAGTTAGATGAAGTAGAAACAAGAAAGGAAAGGGATGCAAATATTTTAGGGATTCCATACGAAGGAATTTTCCCAGCAGATTGTCAGCAGTATCGTTGGAGTAAATTTAAGAATCTGGGAGATGCGAATGAGATTTATGATCTGATGATGAATGGAGTATTTCCATTTATTAAAAATCTACATCCAGATGGAGAATCTGCTTATAGTAAATATATGGGAGATGCGATCTTTAAAATTCCAACGCCAGCATTACTTACCAAAGTAATTGATGGGATTGATGGATTGAATCTGGAAGGAGACAGTAAAGGAGATTTATACGAATATCTGTTATCCAAACTGGAAAGTGCAGGAAAGAACGGACAATTTCGAACACCAAGACATATCATTCAGATGATGGTAGAACTGGTAAAACCAGTACCATCTGATATCATCTGCGACCCGGCAATGGGATCAGCAGGATTCTTAATGGCAGCACAGCAGTATTTGCGTAAAAACCACAAAGATTTATTCTTAAACGCGGAACAAAGAGAGCATTTTAATCATGAGATGTTCTATGGGTTCGATATGGACCGAACGATGCTTCGAATCGGAGCAATGAATATGCTGCTTCATGGAGTCGATGATCCGAATATTGAATACAAAGACAGCTTGTCAGAGATGAATACAGATAAAGAAAAGTATTCATTAATTCTTGCCAATCCACCATTTAAAGGAAGTTTAGACTATGATGGAGTATCAGCAGATCTTTTAAAAGTTGCAAAAACAAAGAAAACAGAATTATTATTCCTTGTTTTATTCCTTCGTATCATGAAAATTGGAGGAAGGGCAGCAGTTATTGTACCAGATGGAGTATTGTTCGGAAGCAGTCGTGCCCATAAAGCGATTCGAAAAGAATTGATTGAGAATCATAAACTAGATGCAGTGATTTCTATGCCATCTGGAGTATTTAAACCATATGCAGGAGTATCTACAGCTATCTTACTCTTCACAAAAACAGGAGCAGGTGGTACCGACAAAGTTTGGTTTTATGATATGAAAGCTGATGGAAGAACGTTAGACGATAAACGTCAGGAAATCGAGGAAAATGATATTCCTGATATTATTGAGAGGTATCAGAATCTAGAAAAAGAAGAAGAAAGAAAACGAACAGAACAGTCTTTTTTTGTGCCGAAAGAAGAGATTGTTGAAAATGATTATGATCTCTCTATCAATAAGTATAAAGAGATTGAATATATTCCAGTAGAGTATCCACCAACGGAGGAAATTTTGAAAGATATTGAGGAATTAGAGGTGGAGATTCGTAAGAATCTAGTGGAATTAAGGAAAATATTGGAAGAAAATGATGATTAG
- a CDS encoding ABC transporter ATP-binding protein, whose protein sequence is MYLEIKDMKKSFGSGESYNQVLKGITTNIEQGQMCVIQGSSGSGKSTMLNCIGGLDTMDSGSVKVDGNEISGLNADELSEYRRANLGFIFQFYNLVPNLTVKENIEICQFLTEDPLDMEELLDTLGLTEHQDKFPAQLSGGQQQRCAIARALIKNPKLLLCDEPTGALDSKTSKDILILLEKINQQYGTTMLIVTHNNAIRNMVHKVIIIKDGQISEDYENETRLPAKSLEDL, encoded by the coding sequence ATGTATTTAGAAATAAAAGATATGAAAAAAAGCTTCGGATCAGGCGAAAGCTATAATCAAGTACTAAAAGGAATCACAACCAACATCGAACAAGGGCAGATGTGTGTCATCCAAGGAAGCAGTGGTTCAGGAAAATCTACAATGCTAAACTGTATCGGCGGATTAGATACTATGGATTCTGGTTCAGTCAAAGTTGATGGCAATGAAATATCAGGATTAAATGCAGATGAGCTCTCCGAATACCGCAGAGCTAATCTAGGGTTTATCTTCCAGTTTTATAATCTGGTACCAAATCTTACAGTCAAAGAAAATATAGAGATCTGTCAATTTTTAACGGAAGATCCATTGGATATGGAAGAACTGCTAGATACGCTCGGACTAACAGAACATCAAGATAAATTTCCTGCACAATTATCCGGTGGACAGCAGCAGCGATGTGCAATTGCAAGGGCGTTGATCAAGAATCCAAAGCTGCTTCTTTGCGACGAACCGACAGGAGCTCTTGATTCGAAAACATCCAAAGATATCTTGATCTTATTAGAGAAGATCAATCAGCAATATGGCACAACCATGCTGATCGTAACGCATAATAATGCAATCCGCAATATGGTACATAAGGTTATTATCATCAAAGATGGTCAGATCAGTGAAGATTACGAAAATGAAACAAGATTACCAGCAAAATCACTGGAGGATCTTTAG
- the nagB gene encoding glucosamine-6-phosphate deaminase, producing the protein MRIIKTKSYEEMSKKAANIIASVVTLKPDCMLGLATGSSPIGTYDELVKKYEAGDLDFSEVTTVNLDEYKGLPKENEQSYYYFMHEYLFDKVNINPEKTYLPDGTNLNSEEEAARYEALVQSLGTVDLQLLGLGRNGHIGFNEPGDHFEDGTHCVDLKESTIEANKRFFESADDVPKQAYSMGIGTIMRSKKILLVVSGEEKAQALKDSIYGPVTPEVPGSILRFHPDVTIIADEAAMSLIK; encoded by the coding sequence ATGAGAATTATCAAAACAAAATCATACGAAGAAATGAGCAAAAAAGCAGCAAACATCATTGCATCTGTAGTCACATTAAAGCCAGACTGCATGTTAGGACTTGCAACAGGATCATCACCAATCGGAACATATGATGAATTAGTAAAGAAATACGAAGCAGGAGATCTTGATTTTTCAGAAGTTACAACAGTAAACTTAGACGAGTACAAAGGATTACCAAAAGAAAATGAACAAAGCTATTACTATTTCATGCATGAATATTTATTCGATAAAGTAAATATCAATCCAGAAAAAACATATCTTCCAGATGGAACAAACTTAAACAGTGAAGAGGAAGCAGCACGTTATGAAGCATTGGTACAGTCTTTAGGAACGGTTGATCTTCAGTTATTAGGATTAGGAAGAAACGGACATATTGGATTCAACGAGCCAGGGGATCATTTTGAAGATGGAACACACTGCGTAGACTTAAAAGAAAGCACGATCGAAGCAAACAAACGATTCTTCGAATCAGCAGATGATGTACCAAAACAGGCATACAGCATGGGAATCGGAACGATCATGCGTTCTAAGAAGATCTTATTAGTTGTCAGCGGAGAAGAAAAAGCACAGGCATTAAAAGACAGTATTTATGGACCAGTAACACCAGAAGTACCAGGATCTATCTTAAGATTCCATCCAGATGTAACAATTATTGCAGATGAAGCAGCTATGTCATTGATCAAATAG
- a CDS encoding ABC transporter ATP-binding protein: MIELKHIDKYYNIGTVNEVCLFKDFNLTVDDGDFISVIGSNGSGKTSMLNLICGSLEAEAGNIILNGEDISHQKEYIRQRKIGRVYQNPAMGTCPSMTILENMSLADNKGKKFGLGFGTNKKRVDYYRELLSQLGLGLEDMMGSKVGSLSGGQRQAMALLMTTMAPIEILILDEHTAALDPKTAELIMELTGKVVKEKKLTTIMVTHNLRYAVEYGNRILMMHQGHAVLDKAGEEKAKLVVDDLLDQFNQISIECGN, from the coding sequence ATGATTGAATTAAAACATATCGACAAATATTATAATATCGGAACAGTCAATGAAGTCTGCCTGTTCAAAGACTTCAATCTGACGGTAGATGACGGAGATTTCATTTCCGTGATCGGAAGTAATGGTTCAGGAAAGACATCCATGTTAAATCTGATCTGCGGAAGCTTAGAAGCGGAAGCAGGAAATATTATTTTAAATGGAGAAGATATTTCTCATCAAAAAGAGTATATCAGACAGAGAAAGATCGGACGTGTTTATCAAAATCCAGCAATGGGAACCTGCCCATCTATGACAATCCTTGAAAATATGTCTCTTGCAGACAATAAAGGAAAGAAATTTGGACTTGGATTTGGTACAAATAAGAAGAGAGTTGACTATTACAGAGAATTATTAAGCCAATTAGGACTTGGGCTGGAAGACATGATGGGAAGCAAAGTAGGTTCCTTATCAGGAGGACAGAGACAGGCAATGGCACTTCTTATGACAACGATGGCACCAATTGAGATCTTAATTCTGGATGAACATACTGCTGCACTTGATCCAAAGACAGCAGAACTGATCATGGAGTTGACAGGAAAAGTTGTCAAAGAAAAGAAACTGACAACGATCATGGTTACACATAACCTGCGTTATGCCGTAGAATATGGAAATCGTATTCTTATGATGCATCAGGGACATGCGGTACTTGATAAAGCTGGAGAAGAGAAAGCAAAATTAGTTGTTGATGATCTTCTGGATCAGTTTAATCAGATCAGTATTGAGTGTGGAAATTAA
- a CDS encoding MATE family efflux transporter — protein MLFTKKESYIIQGMDYLSLIRFTYPLFVLSTILMAALATPIQTGILGRLSADAIAANSVSTTMFQYLKVITIGEASASAVLIGTTIGENRGTTKVKEYSKTLQVIYLIIGSVLGISLFFLRIPLLSLYDLTQNAYQMADQILIILSIVMVGMSYQMPTGIGIIKGGGDVKYMMYLNLISTWAIVMPLSFLGAFVWKLPVPMVVLLLNSDQLFKCIPTYLYVKKDQWIKVFV, from the coding sequence ATGCTATTTACAAAAAAGGAAAGTTACATTATACAAGGAATGGATTACCTTTCACTGATCCGTTTTACCTATCCTTTATTTGTGCTATCTACGATCTTAATGGCGGCACTTGCGACACCAATTCAAACAGGAATCTTAGGCCGCTTATCCGCAGATGCGATTGCAGCCAATTCTGTTTCTACGACGATGTTTCAGTACTTGAAAGTTATAACCATCGGAGAAGCCTCAGCATCTGCTGTATTGATCGGAACAACGATCGGGGAAAACAGAGGAACTACAAAAGTAAAAGAATACAGTAAAACACTGCAAGTTATTTATCTGATCATAGGAAGTGTTCTTGGAATCAGCTTGTTTTTCCTAAGGATTCCATTGTTATCTCTCTATGATCTGACACAAAATGCATATCAAATGGCAGACCAGATTCTGATCATTTTATCCATCGTGATGGTTGGAATGTCATACCAGATGCCAACTGGAATTGGTATTATCAAAGGTGGTGGCGATGTAAAATATATGATGTATCTGAATTTGATCTCAACCTGGGCGATCGTGATGCCACTTTCATTTTTAGGGGCATTTGTATGGAAATTGCCAGTACCGATGGTTGTGTTATTGCTGAATTCAGATCAGTTGTTTAAGTGTATACCAACGTATCTGTATGTGAAGAAGGATCAGTGGATCAAGGTTTTTGTTTGA
- a CDS encoding ABC transporter substrate-binding protein, whose translation MRTMKKVLAAGLTAVMAMSLMVGCGSKKDDSSSKTYNLGIIQFAEHGSLDNCRKGFLKGLESEGIKEGENLKITYKNSQADTATDNQIASNFASKKLDMICAIATPSAQSAYNATKDSDIPVVYTAVTSPKAAGFVDKEGKNVGNITGTSDLVLADKQLKLIRQMMPKAKNVGIFYSTNEANSKAGIEAYEKVADKYGFKIITQGITASADMPMAADSLLKKVDCITNLTDNLVVSNMQTYLQKANKLNIPVFGSEVEQVKLGCVACVGIDFVKLGKQTGKMAAKILKGEEKAKDMKFETFNNGDVIINTAAAKKINMTISKDVQKQAKQTFDKISAPEK comes from the coding sequence ATGAGAACAATGAAAAAAGTATTAGCAGCGGGATTAACAGCAGTTATGGCAATGTCATTAATGGTTGGATGTGGAAGCAAGAAAGATGACAGTTCATCTAAAACATATAACTTAGGAATCATCCAGTTTGCAGAACATGGTTCTCTTGATAACTGCCGCAAAGGATTTTTAAAAGGTTTAGAATCTGAAGGTATCAAAGAAGGAGAAAACTTAAAGATTACATACAAAAACTCACAGGCAGATACAGCCACAGATAACCAGATCGCATCAAATTTTGCATCAAAGAAATTAGATATGATCTGTGCGATTGCAACACCAAGTGCACAGAGTGCATACAATGCAACAAAAGACAGTGATATCCCAGTTGTTTATACAGCTGTTACATCACCAAAAGCTGCAGGATTTGTAGATAAAGAAGGAAAGAATGTTGGAAATATCACAGGAACTTCCGATCTTGTACTTGCAGATAAACAGTTAAAACTGATTCGTCAGATGATGCCAAAAGCAAAGAATGTCGGAATCTTCTACAGCACAAACGAAGCAAACTCCAAAGCAGGAATCGAAGCTTATGAAAAAGTAGCTGATAAATATGGATTCAAGATCATCACACAGGGAATCACAGCTTCCGCAGATATGCCAATGGCAGCAGACAGTTTACTGAAGAAAGTAGACTGCATCACAAACTTAACAGACAATTTAGTAGTCAGCAACATGCAGACATACCTTCAGAAAGCAAACAAATTAAATATTCCAGTTTTCGGATCTGAAGTAGAACAGGTAAAATTAGGATGTGTAGCTTGTGTCGGAATTGACTTCGTAAAATTAGGAAAACAGACAGGTAAGATGGCAGCTAAAATCTTAAAAGGCGAAGAAAAAGCAAAAGATATGAAATTCGAAACATTTAACAATGGAGATGTCATCATTAATACAGCAGCAGCTAAGAAGATTAACATGACAATCAGCAAAGATGTGCAGAAACAGGCAAAACAGACATTTGACAAGATCAGCGCACCAGAAAAATAA
- a CDS encoding cell wall hydrolase yields the protein MTLKKKIEIAAILCSIGICSFGQNVFAGEFLRLPAQTNAKVEQVVQTRLLEEQRAYLMQAQLMTKVNLEQQIKDKPVYIPKTKHVVTQRERSILERIVEAEATDKDEKSKILVANVILNRVRSKEFPNSIEAVVFQRAYGKVQFSPTADGRYESVHITKSTKRSVKKALEDGIDYSEGALYFVEKTMANPKNVSWFDEALTRLFTYQGHSFYK from the coding sequence GTGACATTGAAGAAGAAAATAGAAATTGCAGCCATCCTATGTTCCATCGGCATCTGCAGCTTTGGACAAAATGTCTTCGCAGGAGAATTTCTAAGATTACCAGCCCAAACCAATGCCAAAGTAGAACAAGTGGTGCAGACAAGACTTTTGGAAGAACAAAGAGCGTACCTTATGCAGGCACAGCTTATGACGAAAGTCAATTTAGAACAACAGATTAAAGACAAACCCGTCTATATTCCAAAAACAAAGCATGTAGTCACCCAAAGAGAACGATCGATTCTTGAGAGGATCGTGGAAGCAGAAGCAACCGATAAAGATGAAAAAAGCAAGATACTTGTAGCAAATGTAATTTTAAACCGTGTAAGAAGTAAAGAATTTCCAAACTCGATCGAAGCCGTTGTGTTTCAGAGAGCTTATGGGAAAGTCCAGTTTTCACCGACAGCTGATGGAAGATATGAATCCGTCCATATCACAAAGAGTACGAAAAGAAGCGTAAAAAAAGCATTAGAAGACGGAATCGACTATTCCGAAGGAGCATTATATTTCGTAGAAAAAACGATGGCAAATCCAAAAAATGTTTCATGGTTTGATGAGGCACTTACCAGATTGTTTACCTATCAAGGACATTCTTTTTACAAATAA
- a CDS encoding ABC transporter permease has protein sequence MEQLIIGVFEQGFIYAIMALGVYITYKILDFPDLSVDSTFPLGAAVTTVMLSSGKNPLLALIAATAAGAIAGMVTGIIHVKFKVRDLLSGIIVMTGLYTLNLRIVGGSANVPLFNYKSVFDNDFINGIFPEALAPYKTVIIIFIIMIIAKILLDLYLKTKSGYLLRAVGDNETIVTSLAKDSGFVKIVGLAISNGLVALAGSVMCQQQRFFEISMGTGTIVIGLASVIIGTNVFKGNLIKATTAVVIGSVIYKACVAIAIEVGLPATDLKLITAVLFLIILIISMDRKKKVKKA, from the coding sequence ATGGAACAATTGATCATAGGCGTATTTGAGCAGGGATTTATCTATGCGATCATGGCGCTTGGCGTATATATCACATACAAAATATTAGACTTTCCGGATCTGTCCGTAGACAGTACTTTTCCATTAGGAGCAGCAGTGACAACCGTCATGCTCTCCTCAGGAAAGAACCCACTGCTTGCATTAATTGCAGCAACAGCAGCCGGAGCAATTGCAGGAATGGTCACAGGAATCATACATGTAAAATTCAAAGTCAGAGACTTATTATCCGGAATTATCGTTATGACAGGTCTTTATACCTTAAACTTAAGAATTGTAGGCGGAAGCGCAAATGTTCCATTATTTAACTACAAATCCGTATTTGATAATGACTTCATCAACGGAATCTTCCCAGAAGCATTAGCACCATATAAGACGGTGATCATTATTTTCATCATCATGATCATTGCCAAAATATTATTAGACTTATATTTAAAAACAAAATCAGGATACCTGTTAAGAGCCGTTGGAGATAACGAGACAATCGTAACATCTCTTGCAAAAGACAGTGGATTTGTGAAGATCGTAGGACTTGCGATCTCAAACGGATTAGTTGCATTAGCTGGAAGTGTTATGTGTCAGCAGCAGAGATTCTTTGAAATCTCTATGGGAACTGGAACGATCGTTATCGGACTTGCCAGTGTTATCATTGGAACAAACGTATTTAAAGGAAATCTTATCAAAGCAACAACTGCAGTTGTCATCGGTTCTGTGATCTACAAAGCATGTGTAGCAATCGCGATCGAAGTAGGATTACCAGCAACAGACTTAAAATTGATCACAGCAGTCTTATTCCTGATCATTCTGATCATCAGTATGGACCGTAAGAAGAAGGTGAAAAAGGCATGA